One region of Vespula vulgaris chromosome 9, iyVesVulg1.1, whole genome shotgun sequence genomic DNA includes:
- the LOC127066542 gene encoding uncharacterized protein LOC127066542 isoform X1 → MENKKEKKQEKLKKTEKVISDPHREYLDMDTDEEGYERRETSESEDEISSEPENPTYTEQELITLVSIVIVQYVKDLTILCHLKESDWNESCYEVIREYFQCVSHTILIIFFNQNKLIASLNLSDCKDVDLMYFLRSPLQIYTTDNFLKTIFCGNINEDKTKSFFKFLQNIYAPVALTSNEWPEIIQDDLYLNLHNLLMILNEQLCKSINRTILYVPKERLPELRGFQLFYEDNSVIREEKDTSILMQKFHIKELIERLEKIVRCWTKQIHAALNTTIIRRNIESIMDECNHWKNVYDNLNSLNNQLSNNEVQAIIKLLKNINSSSVESFPIFIRKLKETLMESSSNLIYLNILSEYCTNLYISDNIETNMTKILLLILLIWVESPFYSITKNIGSLCRALSTQLISQCQRYIDLETAIKGHAESGIHMLEKSISTCQMYKKVYEKFVKNIATSISPYRIWDIDEEMIFNNINAFIQRCHDIIEICNARIIFERCTKEITFGGARGIDYEKCCQQIENLFYDNLNKIIAIKENILNIKDTNCNITIHKFRIAIIQLENMIKNLINKIFENIKNIDEGIEAIYAFERFKYRTCLKDLIYEKWTQMWKMLDEEIENCNIATIKEIGAYHPLIQSFSKYLNVQYTKKYYLKTQYTKMINASYWLVNCVDERYSLERYNIVIDQLEDAYTINAIRS, encoded by the exons atggaaaataaaaaggaaaagaaacaagaaaaactgaaaaaaacagaaaaagtaatatCCGATCCACATCGCGAATATTTGGATATGGATACCGATGAGGAAGGCTATGAACGACGAG AAACTTCCGAGAGtgaagatgagatttcttcaGAACCAGAAAATCCAACTTATACGGAGCAAGAACTGATAACACTAGTCAGTATCGTCATT GTACAATACGTAAAGGATTTAACGATACTCTGTCATCTTAAAGAATCGGATTGGAATGAAAGCTGCTACGAAGTTATacgagaatattttcaatgcgTATCTCATactatattgattatatttttcaaccaaaataaattaatagcaTCTTTGAATCTTTCCGATTGCAAGGACGTAGatcttatgtattttttaagatCACCCTTACAAATCTACACAACTGATAATTTTCTCAAAACTATTTTCTGTGGAAATATTAacgaagataaaacaaaatcgtTCTTCAAATTTCTACAGAATATATACGCTCCTGTTGCTCTAACTAGTAACGAGTGGCCAGaaa ttaTACAGGATGATCTCTATTTGAACTTACACAAtcttttaatgattttaaatGAGCAACTTTGTAAATcaataaatcgaacgattttgtATGTACCAAAGGAACGTTTACCTGAATTACGTggatttcaattattttatgagGATAATTCCgtaataagagaagaaaaagatacgtcCATACTAATGCAAAagtttcatataaaagaattaattgaaaGATTGGAAAAAATAGTCAGATGTTGGACAAAACAAATACATGCAGCTTTAAATACTACGATTATtagaagaaatatcgaaagtaTAATGGATGAATGTAATCATTGGAAAAATGTTT atgataatttaaattctttaaataatcaattatcAAACAATGAAGTCCAAGctattatcaaattattaaaaaatataaattcatcaAGTGTGGAATCATTTCCAATATTTATCAGAAAACTAAAAGAAACACTGATGGAATCTTCATCGAATTTAATATACTTAAACATTTTATCTGAATAttgtacaaatttatatatctcggATAATATAGAAACTAATATGACGAAGATATTGCTTCTAATACTACTCATTTGGGTGGAATCACCTTTTTATAGtataac aaaaaatattgggTCTCTTTGCCGAGCATTAAGTACTCAATTAATATCTCAATgtcaaagatatatagatttagAGACTGCAATTAAGGGACATGCAGAAAGTGGGATACATATGCTAGAGAAATCTATATCTACCTGTCAAATGTACAAGAAAGTTtatgaaaaa tttgtaaaaaatatagcaACTTCCATTAGTCCTTATAGAATATGGGATATAGAtgaagaaatgatttttaataatattaatgcatTTATACAAAGATGTCatgatattattgaaatttgtaatgcacgaattatttttgaaag gTGTACTAAAGAAATAACATTTGGAGGTGCAAGAGGAATAGACTATGAAAAATGTTGTCAACAAATCGAAAACCtgttttatgataatttaaacaaaatcattgcaattaaagaaaatatattaaacattaaagATACTAATTGCAATATAACTATACATAAATTTAGAATAGCTATAATACAATTAGAAAacatgattaaaaatttaattaacaaaatttttgaaaatattaaaaacattgaTGAAGGTATTGAAGCAATATATGCTTTTGAAAGATTTAAGTATCGAACGTgtttaaaagatttaatatacgaaaaatgGACACAG ATGTGGAAAATGTTAgatgaagaaatagaaaattgcaATATAGCTACAATTAAAGAAATAGGTGCATATCATCCACTTATCcaatctttttctaaatacTTAAATGTGCAAtacacaaaaaaatattatttaaaaacgcaatatacaaaaatgataaatgcATCTTACTGGTTAGTAAATTGTGTAGATGAAAG atattCCCTGGAACGTTATAACATTGTAATAGATCAGTTAGAAGATGCTTATACTATTAATGCAATAAGAAGCTAA
- the LOC127066542 gene encoding uncharacterized protein LOC127066542 isoform X3, which translates to MENKKEKKQEKLKKTEKVISDPHREYLDMDTDEEGYERRETSESEDEISSEPENPTYTEQELITLVSIVIVQYVKDLTILCHLKESDWNESCYEVIREYFQCVSHTILIIFFNQNKLIASLNLSDCKDVDLMYFLRSPLQIYTTDNFLKTIFCGNINEDKTKSFFKFLQNIYAPVALTSNEWPEIIQDDLYLNLHNLLMILNEQLCKSINRTILYVPKERLPELRGFQLFYEDNSVIREEKDTSILMQKFHIKELIERLEKIVRCWTKQIHAALNTTIIRRNIESIMDEYDNLNSLNNQLSNNEVQAIIKLLKNINSSSVESFPIFIRKLKETLMESSSNLIYLNILSEYCTNLYISDNIETNMTKILLLILLIWVESPFYSITKNIGSLCRALSTQLISQCQRYIDLETAIKGHAESGIHMLEKSISTCQMYKKVYEKFVKNIATSISPYRIWDIDEEMIFNNINAFIQRCHDIIEICNARIIFERCTKEITFGGARGIDYEKCCQQIENLFYDNLNKIIAIKENILNIKDTNCNITIHKFRIAIIQLENMIKNLINKIFENIKNIDEGIEAIYAFERFKYRTCLKDLIYEKWTQMWKMLDEEIENCNIATIKEIGAYHPLIQSFSKYLNVQYTKKYYLKTQYTKMINASYWLVNCVDERYSLERYNIVIDQLEDAYTINAIRS; encoded by the exons atggaaaataaaaaggaaaagaaacaagaaaaactgaaaaaaacagaaaaagtaatatCCGATCCACATCGCGAATATTTGGATATGGATACCGATGAGGAAGGCTATGAACGACGAG AAACTTCCGAGAGtgaagatgagatttcttcaGAACCAGAAAATCCAACTTATACGGAGCAAGAACTGATAACACTAGTCAGTATCGTCATT GTACAATACGTAAAGGATTTAACGATACTCTGTCATCTTAAAGAATCGGATTGGAATGAAAGCTGCTACGAAGTTATacgagaatattttcaatgcgTATCTCATactatattgattatatttttcaaccaaaataaattaatagcaTCTTTGAATCTTTCCGATTGCAAGGACGTAGatcttatgtattttttaagatCACCCTTACAAATCTACACAACTGATAATTTTCTCAAAACTATTTTCTGTGGAAATATTAacgaagataaaacaaaatcgtTCTTCAAATTTCTACAGAATATATACGCTCCTGTTGCTCTAACTAGTAACGAGTGGCCAGaaa ttaTACAGGATGATCTCTATTTGAACTTACACAAtcttttaatgattttaaatGAGCAACTTTGTAAATcaataaatcgaacgattttgtATGTACCAAAGGAACGTTTACCTGAATTACGTggatttcaattattttatgagGATAATTCCgtaataagagaagaaaaagatacgtcCATACTAATGCAAAagtttcatataaaagaattaattgaaaGATTGGAAAAAATAGTCAGATGTTGGACAAAACAAATACATGCAGCTTTAAATACTACGATTATtagaagaaatatcgaaagtaTAATGGATGAAT atgataatttaaattctttaaataatcaattatcAAACAATGAAGTCCAAGctattatcaaattattaaaaaatataaattcatcaAGTGTGGAATCATTTCCAATATTTATCAGAAAACTAAAAGAAACACTGATGGAATCTTCATCGAATTTAATATACTTAAACATTTTATCTGAATAttgtacaaatttatatatctcggATAATATAGAAACTAATATGACGAAGATATTGCTTCTAATACTACTCATTTGGGTGGAATCACCTTTTTATAGtataac aaaaaatattgggTCTCTTTGCCGAGCATTAAGTACTCAATTAATATCTCAATgtcaaagatatatagatttagAGACTGCAATTAAGGGACATGCAGAAAGTGGGATACATATGCTAGAGAAATCTATATCTACCTGTCAAATGTACAAGAAAGTTtatgaaaaa tttgtaaaaaatatagcaACTTCCATTAGTCCTTATAGAATATGGGATATAGAtgaagaaatgatttttaataatattaatgcatTTATACAAAGATGTCatgatattattgaaatttgtaatgcacgaattatttttgaaag gTGTACTAAAGAAATAACATTTGGAGGTGCAAGAGGAATAGACTATGAAAAATGTTGTCAACAAATCGAAAACCtgttttatgataatttaaacaaaatcattgcaattaaagaaaatatattaaacattaaagATACTAATTGCAATATAACTATACATAAATTTAGAATAGCTATAATACAATTAGAAAacatgattaaaaatttaattaacaaaatttttgaaaatattaaaaacattgaTGAAGGTATTGAAGCAATATATGCTTTTGAAAGATTTAAGTATCGAACGTgtttaaaagatttaatatacgaaaaatgGACACAG ATGTGGAAAATGTTAgatgaagaaatagaaaattgcaATATAGCTACAATTAAAGAAATAGGTGCATATCATCCACTTATCcaatctttttctaaatacTTAAATGTGCAAtacacaaaaaaatattatttaaaaacgcaatatacaaaaatgataaatgcATCTTACTGGTTAGTAAATTGTGTAGATGAAAG atattCCCTGGAACGTTATAACATTGTAATAGATCAGTTAGAAGATGCTTATACTATTAATGCAATAAGAAGCTAA
- the LOC127066542 gene encoding uncharacterized protein LOC127066542 isoform X2 has product MENKKEKKQEKLKKTEKVISDPHREYLDMDTDEEGYERRETSESEDEISSEPENPTYTEQELITLVQYVKDLTILCHLKESDWNESCYEVIREYFQCVSHTILIIFFNQNKLIASLNLSDCKDVDLMYFLRSPLQIYTTDNFLKTIFCGNINEDKTKSFFKFLQNIYAPVALTSNEWPEIIQDDLYLNLHNLLMILNEQLCKSINRTILYVPKERLPELRGFQLFYEDNSVIREEKDTSILMQKFHIKELIERLEKIVRCWTKQIHAALNTTIIRRNIESIMDECNHWKNVYDNLNSLNNQLSNNEVQAIIKLLKNINSSSVESFPIFIRKLKETLMESSSNLIYLNILSEYCTNLYISDNIETNMTKILLLILLIWVESPFYSITKNIGSLCRALSTQLISQCQRYIDLETAIKGHAESGIHMLEKSISTCQMYKKVYEKFVKNIATSISPYRIWDIDEEMIFNNINAFIQRCHDIIEICNARIIFERCTKEITFGGARGIDYEKCCQQIENLFYDNLNKIIAIKENILNIKDTNCNITIHKFRIAIIQLENMIKNLINKIFENIKNIDEGIEAIYAFERFKYRTCLKDLIYEKWTQMWKMLDEEIENCNIATIKEIGAYHPLIQSFSKYLNVQYTKKYYLKTQYTKMINASYWLVNCVDERYSLERYNIVIDQLEDAYTINAIRS; this is encoded by the exons atggaaaataaaaaggaaaagaaacaagaaaaactgaaaaaaacagaaaaagtaatatCCGATCCACATCGCGAATATTTGGATATGGATACCGATGAGGAAGGCTATGAACGACGAG AAACTTCCGAGAGtgaagatgagatttcttcaGAACCAGAAAATCCAACTTATACGGAGCAAGAACTGATAACACTA GTACAATACGTAAAGGATTTAACGATACTCTGTCATCTTAAAGAATCGGATTGGAATGAAAGCTGCTACGAAGTTATacgagaatattttcaatgcgTATCTCATactatattgattatatttttcaaccaaaataaattaatagcaTCTTTGAATCTTTCCGATTGCAAGGACGTAGatcttatgtattttttaagatCACCCTTACAAATCTACACAACTGATAATTTTCTCAAAACTATTTTCTGTGGAAATATTAacgaagataaaacaaaatcgtTCTTCAAATTTCTACAGAATATATACGCTCCTGTTGCTCTAACTAGTAACGAGTGGCCAGaaa ttaTACAGGATGATCTCTATTTGAACTTACACAAtcttttaatgattttaaatGAGCAACTTTGTAAATcaataaatcgaacgattttgtATGTACCAAAGGAACGTTTACCTGAATTACGTggatttcaattattttatgagGATAATTCCgtaataagagaagaaaaagatacgtcCATACTAATGCAAAagtttcatataaaagaattaattgaaaGATTGGAAAAAATAGTCAGATGTTGGACAAAACAAATACATGCAGCTTTAAATACTACGATTATtagaagaaatatcgaaagtaTAATGGATGAATGTAATCATTGGAAAAATGTTT atgataatttaaattctttaaataatcaattatcAAACAATGAAGTCCAAGctattatcaaattattaaaaaatataaattcatcaAGTGTGGAATCATTTCCAATATTTATCAGAAAACTAAAAGAAACACTGATGGAATCTTCATCGAATTTAATATACTTAAACATTTTATCTGAATAttgtacaaatttatatatctcggATAATATAGAAACTAATATGACGAAGATATTGCTTCTAATACTACTCATTTGGGTGGAATCACCTTTTTATAGtataac aaaaaatattgggTCTCTTTGCCGAGCATTAAGTACTCAATTAATATCTCAATgtcaaagatatatagatttagAGACTGCAATTAAGGGACATGCAGAAAGTGGGATACATATGCTAGAGAAATCTATATCTACCTGTCAAATGTACAAGAAAGTTtatgaaaaa tttgtaaaaaatatagcaACTTCCATTAGTCCTTATAGAATATGGGATATAGAtgaagaaatgatttttaataatattaatgcatTTATACAAAGATGTCatgatattattgaaatttgtaatgcacgaattatttttgaaag gTGTACTAAAGAAATAACATTTGGAGGTGCAAGAGGAATAGACTATGAAAAATGTTGTCAACAAATCGAAAACCtgttttatgataatttaaacaaaatcattgcaattaaagaaaatatattaaacattaaagATACTAATTGCAATATAACTATACATAAATTTAGAATAGCTATAATACAATTAGAAAacatgattaaaaatttaattaacaaaatttttgaaaatattaaaaacattgaTGAAGGTATTGAAGCAATATATGCTTTTGAAAGATTTAAGTATCGAACGTgtttaaaagatttaatatacgaaaaatgGACACAG ATGTGGAAAATGTTAgatgaagaaatagaaaattgcaATATAGCTACAATTAAAGAAATAGGTGCATATCATCCACTTATCcaatctttttctaaatacTTAAATGTGCAAtacacaaaaaaatattatttaaaaacgcaatatacaaaaatgataaatgcATCTTACTGGTTAGTAAATTGTGTAGATGAAAG atattCCCTGGAACGTTATAACATTGTAATAGATCAGTTAGAAGATGCTTATACTATTAATGCAATAAGAAGCTAA
- the LOC127066544 gene encoding guanine deaminase, with protein sequence MKRQIFVGALVHSNEKRELITIDRAAVLVENGKIIDVTVNPGPSAHIGDHVTILNDKQFLMPGLIDCHTHAVQFPNLGLGYDKNLLDWLENYTFPLEKKYVDEKFAKHVFETVVKRTLAMGTTTACYFASLYGKASMELARAVAYLGQRAFIGKVNMNLHRDDGYYENTAESIKNTIQFINDILNFGNHLIKPIITPRFALSCDMELMKELGKLAKEKDLHIQTHISENVDEIKAVRYMYKEYPSYASIYNAAGLLTNKTILAHAIHLTNDEITLLKQNDTAIIHCPSSNTCLKSGMCDVQKLKSEGLKIGLGTDVAGGQSSSMVHAMRSALQVSSNLAMFKNDYESLNYKDVFYMATLGGAISLGINKEVGNLIPGKEFDALIVDMSVSNGPLDDFMSYTLEEQLQRFIYSGDDRNIVEVYVSGYKVK encoded by the exons ATGAAACGCCAAATATTCGTTGGTGCCTTGGTACAttctaacgaaaaaagagaattaattaCGATTGATCGCGCTGCAGTACTGGTTGAAAATGGCAAG atCATTGATGTTACTGTGAATCCAGGACCTAGTGCACACATAGGTGATCATGTCACTATTTTAAATgacaaacaatttttaatgccAGGTCTTATTGATTGTCATACTCATGCAGTTCAATTTCCTAATCTTGGTTTGGGTTATGATAAAAATCTATTAGACTGGTTAGAAAATTATACTTTccctttagaaaaaaaatatgtagatgAAAAATTTGCTAAACATGTATTTGAAACTGTTGTG aaACGTACTCTTGCCATGGGTACAACAACAGCATGTTATTTTGCATCTCTATATGGAAAGGCATCTATGGAACTTGCTCGAGCAGTTGCATATTTAGGCCAACGTGCTTTCATAGGAAAAGTAAATATGAATTTACATCGTGATGATggatattatgaaaatactgcagaatctataaaaaatactatacaatttataaatgatattttaaattttgGT aaTCATCTTATAAAACCAATTATTACACCAAGATTTGCTTTAAGTTGTGATATggaattaatgaaagaattgGGTAAGCTggctaaagaaaaagatcttcACATACAg ACACATATTTCTGAAAATGTAGATGAAATTAAAGCAGtaagatatatgtacaaaGAGTATCCATCTTATGCTAGTATATACAATGCAGCTGGACTTCTAACTAACAag acaATATTAGCTCATGCAATACATCTCACAAATGATGAAATAACACTCCTCAAACAAAATGATACAGCAATTATACATTGTCCATCCTCTAACACATGTTTAAAAAGTGGTATGTGTGATGTACAAAAGTTAAAATCAGAAGGACTTAAAATAGGATTAGGGACAG atgtAGCAGGTGGACAAAGCTCTAGTATGGTGCATGCAATGAGATCTGCATTGCAAGTGTCAAGTAATCTTGCtatgtttaaaaatgattatgaaaGTCTCAACTATAAAGACGTATTTTATATGGCTACTTTAGGAGGTGCTATAT cACTAGGGATTAACAAAGAGGTAGGTAATTTAATACCTGGTAAAGAATTTGATGCACTTATAGTAGATATGAGTGTAAGTAATGGGCCATTAGATGACTTCATGAGTTATACATTAGAAGAACAATtacaaagatttatatattctgGAGATGATCGTAACATTGTTGAAGTTTATGTTTCTGGTtacaaagttaaataa
- the LOC127066546 gene encoding low molecular weight phosphotyrosine protein phosphatase 1-like isoform X2 has product MCKKYYSIFTKARHKGNSCRSPIAEAVFNTEIKKMNLVNYWEADSAAILKYHVGNPPEPRAMSTLQKNGITEYSHKARLITKADFNKYDWIFGMDGYIMEYLYKLKPENSKAIVELLGKYDPKGETNIRDPLFDNGSYGFEKAFEQSLRSIQSFLEYHKNN; this is encoded by the exons ATGTGTAAGAAGTATTACAGCATTTTTACAAAAGCAAGGCATAAAG gAAATAGTTGTCGTTCTCCGATAGCAGAAGCAGTTTTTAAtacagaaattaaaaaaatgaatttagtTAATTATTGGGAAGCAGATAGTGCagcaattttaaaatatcatgTAGGTAATCCACCTGAGCCAAGAGCCATGTCAACGCTTCAAAAAAATGGAATTACTGAATACTCTCACAAAGCAAGACtt aTAACAAAAGCTGATTTTAACAAGTATGATTGGATATTTGGAATGGATGGTTATATAATGGAATATTTGTACAAATTAAAACCAGAAAATAGTAAGGCTATTGTTGAACTTCTAGGAAAATATGATCCAAAAGGAGAAACTAATATAAGAGATCCATTATTT GACAACGGTAGTTATGGATTTGAGAAAGCATTTGAACAATCTTTAAGAAGTATACAATCATTTTtagaatatcataaaaataattaa
- the LOC127066546 gene encoding low molecular weight phosphotyrosine protein phosphatase-like isoform X5, whose protein sequence is MCKKYYSIFTKARHKGNSCRSPIAEAVFNTEIKKMNLVNYWEADSAAILKYHITKADFNKYDWIFGMDGYIMEYLYKLKPENSKAIVELLGKYDPKGETNIRDPLFDNGSYGFEKAFEQSLRSIQSFLEYHKNN, encoded by the exons ATGTGTAAGAAGTATTACAGCATTTTTACAAAAGCAAGGCATAAAG gAAATAGTTGTCGTTCTCCGATAGCAGAAGCAGTTTTTAAtacagaaattaaaaaaatgaatttagtTAATTATTGGGAAGCAGATAGTGCagcaattttaaaatatcat aTAACAAAAGCTGATTTTAACAAGTATGATTGGATATTTGGAATGGATGGTTATATAATGGAATATTTGTACAAATTAAAACCAGAAAATAGTAAGGCTATTGTTGAACTTCTAGGAAAATATGATCCAAAAGGAGAAACTAATATAAGAGATCCATTATTT GACAACGGTAGTTATGGATTTGAGAAAGCATTTGAACAATCTTTAAGAAGTATACAATCATTTTtagaatatcataaaaataattaa
- the LOC127066546 gene encoding low molecular weight phosphotyrosine protein phosphatase 1-like isoform X4, protein MTEKNKVLMVCLGNSCRSPIAEAVFNTEIKKMNLVNYWEADSAAILKYHVGNPPEPRAMSTLQKNGITEYSHKARLITKADFNKYDWIFGMDGYIMEYLYKLKPENSKAIVELLGKYDPKGETNIRDPLFDNGSYGFEKAFEQSLRSIQSFLEYHKNN, encoded by the exons atgacagaaaaaaataaagtacttATGGTTTGTTTAG gAAATAGTTGTCGTTCTCCGATAGCAGAAGCAGTTTTTAAtacagaaattaaaaaaatgaatttagtTAATTATTGGGAAGCAGATAGTGCagcaattttaaaatatcatgTAGGTAATCCACCTGAGCCAAGAGCCATGTCAACGCTTCAAAAAAATGGAATTACTGAATACTCTCACAAAGCAAGACtt aTAACAAAAGCTGATTTTAACAAGTATGATTGGATATTTGGAATGGATGGTTATATAATGGAATATTTGTACAAATTAAAACCAGAAAATAGTAAGGCTATTGTTGAACTTCTAGGAAAATATGATCCAAAAGGAGAAACTAATATAAGAGATCCATTATTT GACAACGGTAGTTATGGATTTGAGAAAGCATTTGAACAATCTTTAAGAAGTATACAATCATTTTtagaatatcataaaaataattaa
- the LOC127066546 gene encoding low molecular weight phosphotyrosine protein phosphatase-like isoform X1 — MSQKKKVLMVCLGNICRSPIAEAVFDDKIKKLDLTNQWEVNSAALIGYHTGKNPDRRAMSILKQKGLTSYSHRARPITVDDFDKYDWIFGMDVQNIQELNKLKPQGSKATIELLGKYDPQRETIIRDPYYDDDITGFEKVYDQCVRSITAFLQKQGIKEIVVVLR, encoded by the exons atgtcacaaaagaaaaaagtgcttATGGTTTGTTTAG GAAATATTTGTCGTTCTCCAATCGCAGAAGCTGTTTTTgatgataaaattaagaaacttGATTTAACTAATCAATGGGAAGTAAATAGTGCAGCTCTTATAGGATATCACACTGGTAAAAATCCAGATCGGAGAGCTATGTCTATATTAAAACAGAAAGGACTTACAAGTTATTCTCATCGTGCTAGACCA ATCACAGTAGatgattttgataaatatgatTGGATATTTGGAATGGATGTTCAAAATATTCAAGaactaaataaattaaaaccaCAAGGTAGTAAAGCGACAATTGAATTGCTTGGAAAATATGATCCACAAAGAGAAACAATAATACGTGATCCTTATTAT gATGATGATATCACTGGATTTGAGAAGGTATATGATCAATGTGTAAGAAGTATTACAGCATTTTTACAAAAGCAAGGCATAAAG gAAATAGTTGTCGTTCTCCGATAG
- the LOC127066546 gene encoding low molecular weight phosphotyrosine protein phosphatase-like isoform X3 — translation MSQKKKVLMVCLGNICRSPIAEAVFDDKIKKLDLTNQWEVNSAALIGYHTGKNPDRRAMSILKQKGLTSYSHRARPITVDDFDKYDWIFGMDVQNIQELNKLKPQGSKATIELLGKYDPQRETIIRDPYYDDDITGFEKVYDQCVRSITAFLQKQGIKM, via the exons atgtcacaaaagaaaaaagtgcttATGGTTTGTTTAG GAAATATTTGTCGTTCTCCAATCGCAGAAGCTGTTTTTgatgataaaattaagaaacttGATTTAACTAATCAATGGGAAGTAAATAGTGCAGCTCTTATAGGATATCACACTGGTAAAAATCCAGATCGGAGAGCTATGTCTATATTAAAACAGAAAGGACTTACAAGTTATTCTCATCGTGCTAGACCA ATCACAGTAGatgattttgataaatatgatTGGATATTTGGAATGGATGTTCAAAATATTCAAGaactaaataaattaaaaccaCAAGGTAGTAAAGCGACAATTGAATTGCTTGGAAAATATGATCCACAAAGAGAAACAATAATACGTGATCCTTATTAT gATGATGATATCACTGGATTTGAGAAGGTATATGATCAATGTGTAAGAAGTATTACAGCATTTTTACAAAAGCAAGGCATAAAG atgTAG